TGCTAATAATCCTGATATAAATAGAACAAATATGGAGAAGATGACACTTGATTATGGTTTTCATGATACTAATGATTTTTTAGCATCACTGGATTCCAATATTACCTTACCGAAAAAAACCAGAGATATCTACTTTTTTCTCCCTTTTCGTATGCTGGGAATTTTTCCAACGGTCGCGCGTTTTAGTGATATGGACTTGATGAGTGGTAATACGATAAAAAGACCATTTTTCTATCAAACCAATCGTTTTAAAGATTCTGGGGATATTTTAAATTTAGGCAGTAATGTACTCTTTAACAAAAAAAATGGTACCCTAAAAGTGGGCAATGAAACGGTACCCATCAAAGATTTTTATGTCACCGCGTATGAAAAAAATGGCAAGTTGATACGACAAAAGCAAATGCTACATCCTGAAGGCAAGATCTCTATCATCTATATGCGTTCTTATAATATCTTTTTGGTATTAGACGATGCGATGTTGCACTCTTCTTATATTCAGTTGTTTGTATTTGAAAATTATGATAAAAATCTTTTTGAGCCGATTTTATTGAGTCCGAGTGCCAAAATCTATAAATTAAAAATATAATAAAAAGAGGTTGAGATGCTTTCATTTTTTGACAAAAGATTGTTGAATATTCTTATCATAGCGTGTTTGACTATGGTGACCTTTTTCTGGACTTTTTGGATTTTTCATCAATCTTTAGAGATACATGTCATCATCGCTGTGATACTCACGAGAATCATCGCATCGTATCTCCTTTTTAAAGATTATTCCCTCTCATGGTCAAAGGCTACGCAGAAAACCTTTATGATCAAAAGTTTTGTCAATATGATGGCTTTTTTGGTCTATATGCCATTTTTTTACACGGTTTTGCCGGTATCTTTTTTCCTCTCTGAATTATTCCTCTATCTTTTTACGATTAATTTTTTTATGTATTTGTATTATATGTATGTTAACCGCAGTAAAATGGAAAAAAATAAAAATCTGGTTATTTATGGTGCGGGAAAAGCTGGGTTGCGGCTGGAAGAAGAGTATCGCAATTCGCATTTTAAGATTCGCTATTTTATCGATGATGATACAAAATTGCAGCATCGAAGTATTGATGGTATTAAGATTATCTCAAAAGAGGTATTTAAAAATCGTGTGAAAAATCAAATGGATTTGTTAATCATTGCATTGCCATCTGAAAATCCTCTTGTGATTCAGAAAATTTTCAATGATATGGAACACTATTTTAAAGATATCAAAATATTACCAACATTGGAAAAAATACTCTCAAACACACCATTTGTCGAACAACTCAAAGATATTAGCGTGGAGGATTTATTAGCCCGTCATCCTCAAGATTTGGATAAAGAATCAATTGCTAATTTTTTAAAGGGTAAAAAAGTTTTGGTCACTGGAGCTGGCGGAAGTATCGGAAGTGAAATTAGCAAGCAATGCTTGAAATATGGAGCTGATGAACTCTACCTACTTGATCACAGTGAATTTAATCTTTACAATATTTATGAAGCGATTGGCTCGGAACACGTGCATACTTTTATGCACAGTGTCCTAGATAGTAAGCGACTCGAAAAAACGATTCAAAAAACCCAGCCTGATATCATCATCCACGCTGCGGCTTATAAACATGTCCCTTTGGTGGAAGATAATATTGAAGAGGGGATTTTAAACAATATTATCGGTACTAAAAATTGTATCGATTTGGCGATAAAATATGAGGTGCAAAAATTTATATTAATCTCCACTGACAAGGCAGTACGCCCGACCAATGTCATGGGGGCAACGAAACGTGTGTGTGAATTGTATGCGGGCAATGTCAATAGTCAGCATACTGAGATTGTAGCCGTGCGATTTGGTAATGTTTTAGGCAGTAGTGGCTCGGTGATTCCAAAATTTAAACAACAAATTGAAAATGGCGGTCCAATCACAGTGACACATCCTGAAATCACGCGCTACTTTATGCTGATTCCCGAAGCGTGTGAATTGGTACTTCAAACTGCTGCCATTGCAAAGGGTGGTGAAATTTTCATTCTTGATATGGGTGCGCCGGTGAAGATTTATGATTTGGCGAAAAAAATGATTGAATTAAGTGGCAAGAAAAATATTGAAATTCAATTTACAGGTTTGAGACCTGGGGAAAAATTATACGAAGAATTGCTTATAAATGAAGCAGATAAGCAGACACAATACCAATCTATTATGGTTGCTAAAGATACATATTATGATATTGAGCAATTAAATCATGATATTGATGAATTGGTTAAAAGTGACGATAAAATAAAAAAATTACAAGAAATTATTCCAGAATTCGACCATAAAATTTAAATCTTATAAGAGGCTCAAAAGGCCTTGAAAACAAAGTTTTATGCTATAATAAACTTATATTTACACTAAAAGGTTACGCGTGATTCGATTTATAATGATGGCACTTTTGTGCTTAAGTAGTTTGAGTTTTGCTTTGGATAAAGCATCGTTAATAGAGGCAGTTAGAGCTAATCCTGCTTTGTTAGATACCCCTGCGGCACAAAATGCAATGCGCGAAAATGGCATGAGTAAGGCAGATGTGACTTCTATTATCAATTCAAAACAACAGAATCATGATGCCAATCTTTCCATAACTCCTAAGATAGAAAATCATATTTCAAATGAGCAAAATAGTTCCGATGCACCGACTGCTACGAATGAAAACAAGAAAAATTTATCAGAAGGGCTCAACCCTTTGAAATTTTTATCAGACAAAGAGGCAATTGCAAAAATTCAGAGTGAGCGCCAATATGTGAAAGAAGAGAAATTAGCACGATTTGGCGATAAATTTTTTATTAATAAAAATCGTATTGATGCGTCAAATCTCATTATTCCTGATTATTATATAATCAACAAAGGAGATCAGATTTCGATTGATTTGTATGGAGATATTAATAAAAATTACACTTTGAAAGTGGATGAATATGGCAATATCAATGTGCCAGTATTGGGCCCTATTAATGTTGCCGGATTAAGCTATGCGGGAGTGAAAGAGGTGATTAACAAAAAATTAAAGCCGACATACCCAACCTCTAAAATTTTAGTCAAAATCTCAGCAAATTCTTCTATTCAAGTATCTCTGACTGGCAGTGTGAATGCGCCAGGACTTTATAATTTACCAGCAGTTTCTACCATCAAGGATCTTTTGATTGCCGCTCATGGATTCGGTAAAATTGGCAGTATGCGTGAGGTCTATCTCAAAAGAAATGCCAAAACAATTAAGATTATTGACTTCTATAAATTAATCAAAAATGGAGAATTGGTTGATACGACCTTATTACGCAATGGCGATATCGTTTTTGTTCCAAAAGCAAAAGAGCAAGTGCGTCTTCGAGGGGCTGTGAATATCCCTGCCATTTATGAATTGAAACCGGGTGAGAAACTTCAAGAACTTATCCATTATGCCGGAGGTATCAAAGCACAAGGGGCTAGTCACTCAATAAAAATTAAAAGATATGTAAAAAATGCGTTTAGCAAGGTCTTATTTAAAGATATTAAATCAAATCTGCGTTTGCAAAATGGGGATGATATTTATGTGTATGATATTTCCCAACTCAATAAAGATCAAGTATTTGTATATGGTAATATTGACAAACCTGGAAGTTACATGATGCCAAAAAGTGGTGATTTAAAAGATTTATTGAGCCAGTTGGAGTATCTCAAAAGTACGTATATGAAGTATGGGTTGATTAAAAGATTTGATGAATCCATCGTCTCTTTTGATTTGAATCACCCCAAAAATATTAAACTCAAACAAAAAGATACCATTTACATCTTTAACACACATGAAATTGCTCCTAATCAATACATCAAAGTCTCCGGTGATATGGTTAAAAAACCGGGAAAATTTCAGTATTTAAAGGGAATGAACCTTAAAGATGCCATCAATTCAGCGGGAATTCTCTCTCCGTTTGATACAAAAAAAGTACAAATTACAAGCTATGATAAGACTATGATGCCGACGGTTAAATTTGTAAATTATGACAAAAATCTCAATCTACTTTTGCATCCTTATGATGAGATTCGTCTCTATGATTATTATAATTTTTCTCCTTTAAAACCCGTCAGCGTTTATGGTGAAGTAAATGAGCCTAATATTCATCATTTTTCAAAGAATATGACCTTGCAAGATTTAATTTCAATGTGCTCAGGTTTTACAGACAGAGCAGATAAAAACCACATAGAATTAGTACGCTATCGTATCAAAAATGGGACACGAACTCGCAAGATTATGGAGCTATCGACAAAAGATTTAAACATGCAGATTCAACCTTATGATGAAGTTTATGTCAAGCGGATTCCTGAATGGTTTGACCGAAAAGTCGTGAGTGTTAAAGGTGAAGTGCGTTATCCTGGCAACTATGTGATTAATACAGGCGATACGGTTTATGATGTCTTAAAAAGAGCAGGCGGATTCAACAAAGATGCTTATTTATATGGTGCTGTTTTGACACGAGAATCTGTAAAAAAAGCCAATCAAAAACGGGTACAAGAATCACTCTATAAACTCAAGAAAAAAGTTGCTATTGTGGCCGCTTCTGCCAAAGATATTGGAGAGAGTAGTGTGGACTCTAAAAATCTCATTGATGCGATTGATTCGTTGATAAAAAACTATCATGATCTCAAACCAGTTGGAAGAATTAGTATTAATATTGAGAGAAATTTGGAGAAATTCAAAAGCTCTCCTTATAATATTACTCTTGAAAACAATGATACTATCTACATACCACCACGACAAAATTCTGTCTCTGTGATGGGTGAGGTAATCAGTCCGACCGCTTTTGTGTATGATGACAAGGATGCCATCTCTTATATTAAAAAAGCAGGCGGTATCACAGCAAGTGCAGATAGCGTCTTTTTTGTGGTACACGCTAATGGCATGAGTGAAAAAGGTGACTTTGGATATTTCAACAGTAATATCACCGTGCATGCGGGTGATGTCATTGTCGTGCCAATTCAAATCAAAACATCAACATGGTATGGTATCGCCAAAGACGCATCATCGATTCTCTATCAGTTAGCCGTGACGGCAGCTTCACTCAAGACAGTAGGAGCACTCTAATGCAAAATCAGATGATCCAAGAAGATGAGATTGATTTAAGAGAACTCTTTGCCACGATTTGGAAGGGGCGCGTGTGGATTGCTATTTTCGTGTTTGTCATTACGTCGTTGACAATAGTCTACACCCTCAGTGTTCCTAATCAATACACCATTAGTACCACACTCGCACCACAAGAAGAGTCACATGGTGCAAATTTAGGAAGTTTGGGTTCGCTCGCTTCATTGGCAGGGGTCAATATTGGTGGCAGTTCCGGAGTGACACCTGATGTAGCATTTCAAGCATTATTGAGCAATTATGCTTTTATGCACACATTTATCAAAAATAGAAAAATTGATCTTATGGTGAAACGTGGTGATGCCCATCATGATTATATTTTTGCACTAGGATTTGACGCACTTTATCGTTTACTTCATAGTAGTGCGCAACGAGATAAAATGACAGATTTTGAAATCTATAAATATCTGAAAAAAAGTATTGCGATTAGTTCTGATAAAAAAACCGGGATGATTACCGTCTCGGTGACATTACCATCAAGAGAGATGGCCATGTATGTTTTGGATCATTTTTTGAGTGATACAACACACTATCTTATCAATAGAAATATAACAGATATTGATTTGCAAATATCAAAATATAAAGAAGAGCTAAGAAAGACAGAAAATCTTGAGTTAAAAACAGAGCTGGCAAAATTAGTATCAAGTTTGGTGAAACAAAAAATTTACATCAATACCAGCAAATATTATAAAGTTAAAATTATCAGTAAGGCCTATATCCCTGATGTCAAAGATAAGGCAAAACCAAAAAGAGCTTTGATTGTCATTGTTAGTTTTGTGACATCTTTTATTTTGGCTATTTTTATCCTTTTTTTTGTACAATTTATCAAACGAGAAGGTTCTGATGTATAAGCCAAGAAATTTGTGAGGTTGTCAGTCATTATGAAAATATTAGAAAATACACATAAAATAGAATCAATCGGGTGTGTCGGACTGGTTAGTAAGCCTCATGATACAACCCTCAAAAAGTATTATCATGAGATACACGATGTGCTTGAAAAATATGGTGTCAAACTTTTGGTTGCTGAAGATAGCGCCAAAAACTTAGGATGCACGGGTGTAGATTTTAATGATATGTGCAAAAAAAGTGATTTTCTAATAGCACTCGGTGGTGATGGTACCTTGATTTCATTGTGTCGCCGAAGTTTTAATTACAATAAACCAATTTTGGGTGTTTATGCAGGGCAATTGGGATTTTTGACTGATATTAAAACAGATGAAATTGAAGAGTTTATTGATAATATGTTTTTGGGAAATTATCGAATTGATGAGAGAATGTTGCTCGAAATTTCTCTAGAACACAATAGCAAAACCAAAAATATTGTCGCTTTTAATGACGTCATTTTTGCGAGAGATAATGCCTCATCGATGTCAACCATAGCCGCTTCTGTCAATGATTATCTTATCAATGTATATCGCGGAGATGGTTTGATTGTCTCAACACCTACGGGCTCAACTGCTTACAACATCTCAGCCGGCGGTCCGGTGGTGTATCCTTTGACAGAAGCGTTGATACTCACGCCCATCTGTCCACATTCACTGACACAGCGCCCGCTTGTCTTGCCTGTGAATTTTGAAGTGGAGTTTCAAAGTGATGATGATATTCTCATCGTGATTGATGGACAAGATAGATACAAAATGCGAGATTTTGAAAAAGTCACCATTAAGATAGCGCAAAAGAGTGCGAAACTCATTCATACGCTAGAGCGCAATTATTTTAATACTTTACGAGATAAATTAAGCTGGGGAAACTGATGATAGAACGTCTTTATTTGAGGGAGCATTTTTCTTTTAAAGATTGTGAATTACACTTTGCTCCGGGATTGATTGCTTTTACGGGGCCTAGTGGTGCGGGGAAATCTGTATTGATGCAGGCCATTTTATCACTTTTTGGTTTTAGCGATGCAAAAGCATTGTTGATTGAAGCTACGGTCTTACACCAGTTGGATATGGAGGCGTATGGCATTGTGAATGAGCCAGCCAATGTTTTTAAGTTGATGCGCTCGAAAACGACGCGATATTTTGTAAATTCTCAAAATATCTCTAAAAAGAGTATCAATGAACTCTCCAAAAATTTTCTTAGCTATTTGAGTGTCAAAGATAATGGTGAGTTTGAAAATGAAAGGCTCTTGGAGTTCTTAGATGCGATATGTACTCACAATCACCCGCCTCATAGGAAAAATTTGAAAGATTTTAAAGCAAAATATGATGCCTACAAAACATTAGATAATGCACTCAAGACAATTCAAGAAAAAGAGAACAAAATCGAAGAACTCAAAGAATTTGCGAAGTTTGAGATTAATAAAATCAACGATATTGACCCTAAAATTGGTGAAGATGAAACGCTCATGTCTCTCAAAAAATCCTTGTCCAAAAAAGAGAAGATGCAAACGGCGCTTGATAGTGCTTATGGTATCTTTGATTTTGAATCAAACGTGATAGAAGCCTTGCAACTGATAGAAACAGAGAGTACGTTTTTTGATGAGTGTATGAATGAGTTGAGAAATCAATTTGAGATACAAAAAGACTTGTTGAATAATTTAGAAGATATTGATATAGAAACGATGTTAGATCGCATCGAAAAGATTGCCAGTTTGAAAAAACGTCACGGTAGTATTGAAGCGGCACTTGCTTATAAAGAAGAGAAAATAAAAGAACTAGAAGCTTATGAAAATATCTCTTTTGAAAAACAAAATTTAGAAAAAAAATATGCCAAAGCACGCACCGAAGTTGAACATTTAGCCCAGCAACTATCCAAAACGAGAGGCGAGCAATTAGAGATTATGAACCAACGCATCAATCATTATTTGCAGATGCTTTATATGCCATCAGTGCGTGTGGAATCCCAGCAAAAAGAGTTGGATGATTATGGTATTGATGCTTTGGTTGTGAATCTTGGAAGCGTTGAAGTCAAAAAAATTAGCTCCGGTGAATACAACAGACTAAGATTGGCGTTTTTAGCAGCGAGAGAAGAGTTTCTAAGAAGCGATGGGGGTGTTTTGATTTTGGATGAAATTGACTCAAATTTAAGCGGAAAAGAGTCAATGAGCGTGGCAAAAGTGTTGGAAGTTTTATCCCAAAAATATCAAATATTTGCGATTTCACATCAGCCACAACTCTCATCACGCGCGGATATGCATTTTTTGGTTTCCAAAGATGACCATGGTAGTCATGTGCGATTGTTGGATAAAGAAGAGCGTGTCGAAGAGTTGGCACGTATGGTCAGTGGTGAAAAAATCCATGAAGCAGCTTTAGAATTTGCAAGTTCACTGATGGCTGGAAATAAAGATTAAAGAAAAAGAGATATATTATGATTATAGATACACATTGTCATCTTGATGATGAGAGATACTACGAAGATTTGGATGAGGTGATTAAAAGAGCTGAAGCTCATAATGTCAAAGCCTTTTTGATACCAGGTGCCGATATCAAAGATTTGCAACATGCACGGGAGATTTCACACCAATATCCTAATATTTTTTATGCAGCAGGGGTACATCCTGATTGTATTGATGGATATGATGAAACCGTATTGAGAACCTTTTTAGAAGACGAACGCTGTATTGCGGTGGGAGAGTGTGGATTGGATTATTTTAGACTTCCTGAGGATGATGCCCAAAAAGCATTGATAAAGCAAAAACAAAAAGAGATTTTTGCCAAACAAATCCAACTGGCCAAAGAGTTGAATAAGCCATTAATCATCCATATTCGAGATGCAAATGACGATAGTCGTCACGTATTAGAAGAGAATGATGCGGGCAAAGTTGGAGGCGTTTTGCATTGCTACAATGCTTCAAAGCATTTGTTGCCATTGCATAAATTGGGTTTTTATTTTGGAATTGGAGGCGTTTTGACATTTAAAAATGCAAAAAATCTCGTCGCTATCGTACCTGAAATTCCCAAAGAGAGACTGCTGATTGAAACCGATGCCCCTTATCTCACACCCCATCCTTATCGGGGTAAAAGAAATGAACCAGCTTATACAGAATTGGTCGTAGAGAAGCTCTCACAAACACTAAATTTGAGTGTTCGTGAGATCGAAGATTTGACGACGCATAACGCTGCGCGACTTTTTAAAGCATTTTCAAGCCTAATTTAGCTAAAATAATACATTTTAGACGCTGTGACGCAAAGGGGCCAGATGCTTAGAATTATATTAGTTTTAGTCTTGTTGATACAAAGCAGTGACGCTTTTTTAGTGACACAAAATAACTTCCAAGAGCAAGTAAAGGTATTAAAAAGTTTCGATATTGATTCTACTTTCTTAAAGGATAAAACGTTTATCTCGATGAAAGACAAAATGAACCGTTATCGGACAAAACACTTTCTAAAAGTCTTAGAAGAGGGCAATCGATTTGTTCCTTATTTGCGTAAACTTATCAATGATTCAGGTATCCCCAAAGCCTTTTTATATCTTGCGATGGCAGAATCAAATTTTGCACCTAATGCTTATTCTAAAGCCAAAGCAGTGGGCTTATGGCAATTTATGCCAGCAACAGCTAAGCATTTTGGTCTGAAGATTAATACGTATGTTGATGAGCGAAAGGACCCCATCAAATCCACCAAGGCAGCGATTAAATATTTGAAATATTTGCATAATATATTTGGCAAATGGTATCTTGCAGCCATTGCATATAATTGTGGTGAAGGCACACTGCTCAAAGCGATTAAGCGAGCAAAAAGTGATAATCTTAATGTCTTACTCAATGATAGAAAACGATACCTTCCACGAGAGAGTCGTCTCTATATTCGCAAAATTGTCATGATGGAAAGTTTGGCTAATAGTGCAGATTTTATTATCGAAAACAACTCTGATTATCTTCTAAATGGCGGCAGTGCTGAGACATTTGCAAAGGTTGAGGTCAAACAAGGGACTTCTTTGGGTGCGGTCGCTGCTAGTATCGGACTCTCCTTAAAAGAGATACGCTCTTATAATCCACAATTGCGTTACGATTTTGTGCCCCCTGCAAAAGGGAAATACACGATTTATTTGCCTTATAACAAACAAGCAGACTTTAAACAAAATTATAATCCAAAGAAAAGCAACAACAGATTTTTTGTCTATCGGGTGAAAAAGGGTGATTCCCTCCATAAAATCGCAAGACGCTATGGTATTAATTATCACATTATTAAAGATTATAATCATTTAAAATCCAAATGGCTTCGTATCAAACAAGCGCTTATTATTCCAATCGTGAAGCCAAGTATGATCAGCTATACCATTCGAAAAGGTGACACGCTCGGTAAAGTTTCCCATAAATTTAATGTGGCCATTAATACATTGATTCAGGCCAACAATAAAAGAAATTCGATAATTCGAGTAGGTGAAAAACTTGTCATACCTCAAATGCAGTAAATTTTTTATTTTTTGTGTCACTTTAGTGATTTTCGCAGGGTGCAGTAGTCGAAATTATACTTTTTCAAATGCTGCCTACAACCCAAATCGTGCTCCATCGCATAGTACGGTTATCAAAAATTCGTCGAGTATGCATAAAGCAACGATGCGTCCTTATCAAGTGGGGGGCAAGACGTATTACCCGACCAAGGTGAGTGTGGGCGATACTTACAGCGGTATTGCCAGTTGGTATGGCAAAGATTTTCACGGTCGCAAGACCTCAAATGGTGAATTTTACAATATGTATGCGATGACCGCTGCGCACAAGACATTGCCTATGAATACGATGGTCAAAGTAACCAATCTGTTAAACCACAAAAGTGTCGTAGTCCGTATCAATGACCGCGGTCCTTTTGTCAAGACTCGTATCATCGATCTCTCTTATGAGGCGGCATTGCGTTTGGGTTATGCGACTAAAGGAACGGCACCTGTTAGATTGCAAGTGATAGGATTTAGCGGGGTGATTAATACGAGCAACACACAAGTGCGTAGTGTTGATTTAAACAATTTCTATGTCCAAATTGGTGCCTTTAGAAACCAAGCAGGCGCACAACGATATGCCAAAGAACACCGCAATGTATTAGGGGCATATCGTGCCATTGTAAAACGATCCTCATATCAAGGATTACCACTTTATCGTGTTTATTTAAGTGGTTTCAAAAGCGAAGAAGAGGCGCGAGATTTTATAGCTAAGGGGCTGTTTAGAGGCTCCTTTATTGTAGGAAATTAAAAAAGGTTTTATCATGAAAACAGCATTAACAAGAACAACAAAAGAGACAGATATTACAATCAAAATCGATTTAGCAGGTGCAGGGCAATCTAACATTCATACCGGTATTGGCTTTTTTGATCATATGTTGGAGGCTTTTGCTAAACATTCATTAATCGACTTGGATATTCATTGCAAGGGTGATATTCATGTAGATTTTCATCACAGTGTCGAAGATGTTGGGATTGTGTTAGGCTCACTTTTAAAAGGATTGATTTATCCTTTGGAAAAGGTCGAGCGATTTGCTAATTCTGTTGTTGTGATGGATGAAGCTGCTGTGGAATGCGATATGGATTTAAGTAATCGACCGTATCTGGTTTTTGATTTAGATACAGATGGAAAGATTGGTGATTTTGATGTAGAACTTTGTGAAGAGTTTTTTCGGGCAGTAGTGGTGAATGCCGGAATTAGCGCTCATATCATCAAAAAAAGAGGCAAAAACAGACACCACATCGTCGAAGCGGCTTTTAAAGCATTTGCCGTGGCATTGAGACGTGCCATAGCCAAAAATGAACGTATCGGAATACCCAGTACCAAGGGAATCTTATGATTGAACTTTTGGTATTAGATGTTGATGGTTGTATGAGTGATGGCAAAATCATTTATGCAAGCAATGGTGAAGAATTCAAAAATTTTAACGTCAAAGATGGACTCGCCATTGTCTCTTGGATCAAGCTTGGGAAAAAAGTCGCAATTATCACCGGAAGACATTCGAGTATTGTCGATAAAAGATCCAAAGAGCTAGGTGTTCATTATCTCTATCAAGGGGTGAGCAATAAAAAAGAACAGTTAGAAGCAATCTTGGCACAAGAGGGTTTGGGTTTTGAACACGTTGCTGCGATTGGTGATGATCTTAACGATATTGCGGTGTTGTCTTTAGTGGGGAGATCATATTGTCCTAATAATGCGAATCACTATGCCAAAAATGCCGTCGATACTGTATTAAATTGCAATGGCGGTGAGGGCGCGGTGAGAGAAATGATTGAGGATATTTTAGAGCACGAACATTTGATAGAGGATTTTATAAAACTTTGGCAGTAAAATTCTTACGATATTTTTTAATAATATTTTTGGTGATTATGGTATTTTTATTGACGAAAAATCCCTATGCATTGCATTATAAGCCCAAAAAAGGAGAACAACCAAGTATTGAGCTGTTTGATGTCAAGGATTATGAAATCCTACCAACAGGAATCAACAGTATCGTTTTTTCAAAAAAAGTTGAGAAATATAAAGCCTATGATAAATTTTATCAGATTGATGTGCTGTATAAAGATAAGCTGAATCTCATCAGCACCTTGATTTCAGATAAGGCTCTCTTGCGAGATTCGATTCTTTATTTTACTGAAAATGTCAAATATACCCGAAGCGATGACTTAGCACTCAATACCCAAAGTGTCCAGTACAATTTGAAAACAAAAGTGCTCAGCAGTAAAACTTCGTTTGAATTAATCAAAAAAGATATGAAAACGATAGGGGATTCATTTATCTACCAGATGCAAGAGGGTATAATTGAAGCCAAGAACGTCAAATCAACCATAAGGATGGATAAATAATTGAAATATTTACTTTTAGTTTTAGTAGCGACCTTATTAAGCGCCAGTGAAGTTCAAATTACTGCTGATAAATTTGTGGCCAATGAAGCCAAATTAATATCTACGTTTACAGGAAATGTTCATGTCACGAAAGGGAGTGACGATTTGAAAGCTGATAAAATTGTTATTGACTTTGACAAAGAGAAAAAACCTATAAAATATACAGCAACTGGTCATGCAAAAGCACACATGACACTCAATAAAAAGAAATATTTTGCTAGTGGTAATGTTTTGATTTATGAGCCAAAATTAGCACGCTATACTATCGAAAAAAATGCGTTTTTACATGAGCTGAGTACCGATAAAAAAGTTTACGGTGATGTGATTCATGTAGATCAGAACAAAGGGTATTATGAAGTAGGTAGCAAGAAAAATGAGCCTGTGAAGTTTATCTTTAAAATTGAGGATAAGAAAAAGTGATACAAATAGTAGAGGCACATTTTGTTACTTCAGCCCAGGGTGTCAAAGACTCCTTGCCTGATGGCGTGAGTGAAGTCGTATTTTTGGGTAGGAGTAACGTCGGTAAGAGTTCAATCATCAATGCATTTGCTAATAAAAAAGGATTGGCCAAGAGTTCTGCAACACCAGGGAAAACGAGATTAATAAACTTTTTTGATATTAAGTTTATGAAAGATAAAGAACCTTTTATGTGCCGATTTGTCGATTTACCAGGATTTGGCTATGCTAAAGTATCAAAAACTTTAAAAAATGAGTGGCAAAAACATTTGACTGATTTTTTA
This genomic window from Sulfurospirillum sp. 1612 contains:
- a CDS encoding chromosome segregation protein SMC, which codes for MIERLYLREHFSFKDCELHFAPGLIAFTGPSGAGKSVLMQAILSLFGFSDAKALLIEATVLHQLDMEAYGIVNEPANVFKLMRSKTTRYFVNSQNISKKSINELSKNFLSYLSVKDNGEFENERLLEFLDAICTHNHPPHRKNLKDFKAKYDAYKTLDNALKTIQEKENKIEELKEFAKFEINKINDIDPKIGEDETLMSLKKSLSKKEKMQTALDSAYGIFDFESNVIEALQLIETESTFFDECMNELRNQFEIQKDLLNNLEDIDIETMLDRIEKIASLKKRHGSIEAALAYKEEKIKELEAYENISFEKQNLEKKYAKARTEVEHLAQQLSKTRGEQLEIMNQRINHYLQMLYMPSVRVESQQKELDDYGIDALVVNLGSVEVKKISSGEYNRLRLAFLAAREEFLRSDGGVLILDEIDSNLSGKESMSVAKVLEVLSQKYQIFAISHQPQLSSRADMHFLVSKDDHGSHVRLLDKEERVEELARMVSGEKIHEAALEFASSLMAGNKD
- a CDS encoding TatD family hydrolase — encoded protein: MIIDTHCHLDDERYYEDLDEVIKRAEAHNVKAFLIPGADIKDLQHAREISHQYPNIFYAAGVHPDCIDGYDETVLRTFLEDERCIAVGECGLDYFRLPEDDAQKALIKQKQKEIFAKQIQLAKELNKPLIIHIRDANDDSRHVLEENDAGKVGGVLHCYNASKHLLPLHKLGFYFGIGGVLTFKNAKNLVAIVPEIPKERLLIETDAPYLTPHPYRGKRNEPAYTELVVEKLSQTLNLSVREIEDLTTHNAARLFKAFSSLI
- a CDS encoding lytic transglycosylase domain-containing protein, with protein sequence MLRIILVLVLLIQSSDAFLVTQNNFQEQVKVLKSFDIDSTFLKDKTFISMKDKMNRYRTKHFLKVLEEGNRFVPYLRKLINDSGIPKAFLYLAMAESNFAPNAYSKAKAVGLWQFMPATAKHFGLKINTYVDERKDPIKSTKAAIKYLKYLHNIFGKWYLAAIAYNCGEGTLLKAIKRAKSDNLNVLLNDRKRYLPRESRLYIRKIVMMESLANSADFIIENNSDYLLNGGSAETFAKVEVKQGTSLGAVAASIGLSLKEIRSYNPQLRYDFVPPAKGKYTIYLPYNKQADFKQNYNPKKSNNRFFVYRVKKGDSLHKIARRYGINYHIIKDYNHLKSKWLRIKQALIIPIVKPSMISYTIRKGDTLGKVSHKFNVAINTLIQANNKRNSIIRVGEKLVIPQMQ
- a CDS encoding septal ring lytic transglycosylase RlpA family protein, with translation MSYLKCSKFFIFCVTLVIFAGCSSRNYTFSNAAYNPNRAPSHSTVIKNSSSMHKATMRPYQVGGKTYYPTKVSVGDTYSGIASWYGKDFHGRKTSNGEFYNMYAMTAAHKTLPMNTMVKVTNLLNHKSVVVRINDRGPFVKTRIIDLSYEAALRLGYATKGTAPVRLQVIGFSGVINTSNTQVRSVDLNNFYVQIGAFRNQAGAQRYAKEHRNVLGAYRAIVKRSSYQGLPLYRVYLSGFKSEEEARDFIAKGLFRGSFIVGN
- the hisB gene encoding imidazoleglycerol-phosphate dehydratase HisB; its protein translation is MKTALTRTTKETDITIKIDLAGAGQSNIHTGIGFFDHMLEAFAKHSLIDLDIHCKGDIHVDFHHSVEDVGIVLGSLLKGLIYPLEKVERFANSVVVMDEAAVECDMDLSNRPYLVFDLDTDGKIGDFDVELCEEFFRAVVVNAGISAHIIKKRGKNRHHIVEAAFKAFAVALRRAIAKNERIGIPSTKGIL
- a CDS encoding KdsC family phosphatase, encoding MIELLVLDVDGCMSDGKIIYASNGEEFKNFNVKDGLAIVSWIKLGKKVAIITGRHSSIVDKRSKELGVHYLYQGVSNKKEQLEAILAQEGLGFEHVAAIGDDLNDIAVLSLVGRSYCPNNANHYAKNAVDTVLNCNGGEGAVREMIEDILEHEHLIEDFIKLWQ
- the lptC gene encoding LPS export ABC transporter periplasmic protein LptC, whose translation is MAVKFLRYFLIIFLVIMVFLLTKNPYALHYKPKKGEQPSIELFDVKDYEILPTGINSIVFSKKVEKYKAYDKFYQIDVLYKDKLNLISTLISDKALLRDSILYFTENVKYTRSDDLALNTQSVQYNLKTKVLSSKTSFELIKKDMKTIGDSFIYQMQEGIIEAKNVKSTIRMDK